Genomic segment of Microtus ochrogaster isolate Prairie Vole_2 unplaced genomic scaffold, MicOch1.0 UNK81, whole genome shotgun sequence:
agtatttatttcagtttttaccAAATTCTTGCTTAGAAAGAATTGCTGGAGTTATGTCAAGCACATTCCTTCATTACTGGAGTTgatcattttgtttgctttcctatGTAGCAGGTGATGAAAGCCAGGCCCTGAACCATGCATCCGACTTTCACTGGGGACtcagccacgcccccagcccctcattgggggaatctaggcaggggctccaccccaAGCCACGCTCCAgtccctctcattttttttttttttgtcacatatCCCAGGGTGTGCTGGAACTTTTAGTGATCCCCCCTGGCTCAGTGCTGGGCTCACAGACTCTGTTTTGCAAGCATCTTGGCTCTGTTAAAGGTCCACGAGGCCTCACCACCTCAAATCAATGCTGGCCCTGTAGAGGTTGACCTACAGGAGGATTAGCAGCTAATCTGGTTTCTGAGGTTCTTATTCCTGGGGCTAGGGGAACCCAGGAAGAAGGCTCCGGGCCTTATCCCTCTCCCGTGTgtctccctacccccaccccggTGTTTCCATCCCCGTACACACTGCTACCATGGCATCCCTCTTCTCTGGCCGCATTTTGAtaagaaacaacagcaaccacGATGAGGTGGAGACGGAAGCCGAGCTGAGCCGCCGGCTAGAGAACCGTCTGGTGCTGCTGTTCTTCAGCGCTGGGTCCTGACCACAGTGCCAGGCCTTTGCCCCTGTTCTCAAAGACTTCTTCGTGCGACTCACTGACGAGTTCTACGTGCTGCGGGCGGCACAGCTGGCCCTGATCTATGTGTCCCAGGACCCCACGGAGGAGCAACAGCTCCTGTTCCTCAGGGACATGCCTGAGAAGTGGCTTTTCTTGCCGTTCCATGACGACCTGAGGAGGTGAGACCCCGGGGAAGGCCAGgaggagggcttcctggagaagGCATCTTTGTGGACGGGAAGCCGAGTGTTTTCTGGCCCAGCACTAGAAGCTGGTGCAGAAGGCTAGGGAAGGGAAGTCCATCCCTCTTTCAGCACAGCCCACTGAACAGGATATGACAACTCATGATGGCAGCTAGAGGCAGTCACAGGAGCCTGCCATCTCACTActtggagctgaggcaggaggactactacaagtccaaggccagctctAAACACAAGAGGTGGGGACTGTAGCTCAGTTATTGGATGCTTGTAACAGCATCCATGAAGCCATAGTCCCGTTCACAGCATTGAATAAACCAGATGTGGGGTCACATCTGCATTCCCAACcctggaaggttgaggcaggactCTCAGaactttgaggacagcctgaactaTGTAGGGTGACCCTGCCCCCAAACTAACAAAGCcggaaacataaaaataagagagaggaaCCGCCTCCAGGATCTATAAGACACAAGGAGGCGTGACTCGAAGAAGGTCTTTGAGCGGGTACCACAGCCTCTTGGAAATGACACACAGTCCAGGAGAAATGAGTCACCTCACTCAGGGAGGATGCGAGCCATGGAAGGTGGTAGAGCCAGGGAGGAGAAGTAgccacagttttttttatttggtcttggtttttggtttttggagacaaggtttctctgtgtatctctggctgttctccatctgtagaccaggctgacctcgaactcagatctgtctgcctctgcttcccaagtgctgggattgaaggtgtgtgccaccaccgtcacTGAGCAAGGAGTCACAGTTTGTGAGCAGACAGAGGACTATAGAGCTGGTCTACTTTAGAGTTTCCAGTTTCCTGTTTACAGAGAGCTACTGTGtgacaggatcttatgtagccctcccaagtgctgggtgatGGTCGCCACACCAGGCAccttcactctgtagaccaggctggcctcgaactcacagagatccacctgtctctgccttcctagtgctgggattaaaggcgtgtgccaccactgcccggtaaGTCCTTATCCTTTCACAAATAATCGACCCTCTGAGCCGCCTTCTGCCTTTTCTTGGTGttctgacttggaactcacagcaattcccctgcctcagcttcctaagtgctgatgACAAGCACGCATCACTGCACCCAGCTTCTCATCTGTGCTGCCAGTCATAAGAATCAGAGGCCCTGAGTCCCCTCCCAGTTCTGAGAGACTCAGTGTAGCAGCAGCAACCACCCAGTCCCTGCTCCTGGAGCCGCCACCTTCCGTATGGCCCTGACTGAGCCTCCTCAGGGCTGGTGTCTGCACTGAGTCCGGGAAGGTGAGCCGTGGAGTCTGCAATGAGCAGCTGACTACCTGGCCTTTTGCCCGTTTCACTGATTTTCTTGCACAAATTTAAGGATCTGGTCATGAGGACCCCATTCCTCATGTCATTGTGAGGGTTGGGACACCCACTCACTGCACTGTGCAACCAAGGGCTTCCACATTTCTGTCCCCAGGGAAGAAATAACAAGCTATAAATGTCATAGAGGAACCTGCTATATAGGGCAAAGTTTACTCAACAGACCCTGATAAGATACACAAGCCTCTCAAACccacatttggggggggggaaggctgaggtgggaggataaGGAATTTGAGGCCCACCttgctacatagagagaccctgggGGTGACAGAAAAacaagctggagagaaggcttagagGTCAAGAGCACCTGCTCATACAGAGAACCtgtatttggttcccagcacccacacaggggctcaagccatctgtaacttcagttctgggaCTCTGGCGCCCTCTCCTGGTAtctgcagacactgcacacagGTGATGCTCAACCACACATGGGAGCAGGCACCACAAAGAGAACTCGCAGAGTTCAGTGGACAGAGTGCTGTGTGGCAGCCCTGAAGCCAAGTTCAAACCCCAGCCCCACATAAACCCGAcgtgcaggaggatcaggagtgctGCAAGAAAGTTTGCAACTAGTAACTACcggcctactggggcgtggcctcatagactatttaccCGGCTGCGGAAGCATTCTCTCCTCCCCCTGGACCTCGTTTTGCTGTTAGGTTTGCTTTGGATCTGATCTTCATCCATCCGTCAAGCAGAGAATCCCGACTTTGTAAGTTTTACCCCTTACTAAATACCAAgtcatttttgtctgtttattttcagttttgtttccagacagggtttctctccgtagctttggagcctgtcctggaacttgctctgtagaccaggtctgtataccaggctggcctaaaactcacagagatcagcctgcctctgcctcctaaattctggaatTAGAGTGCTTCATAATTCATAATTGCTCAACAAAAGCCACACTGCCTGTATAAACACGAGGCCAGCTTgggcctcaaaaacaaaacaaaaaaccagtaacaaaaactaaccaggaatCACGGATTAAGAGCCTCGGTTGagagctgggcagcggtggtgcacgtCCTTAGTCCTAGCACTGGGTTGCAGGGGCAgatgatctctgagttggaggccagcctggtctacagacatcCAGGGCATtcattcagggctacacaaagaaaccctgccccccccccccaaaggaaaGAACTTCAGAACCCTTACCTCAGAAGCTCGGCTGAGTTGTCTGTGGTCACATTCGCCTTTAATCCAACAAGCTGATTTCTGTGAGATTTCAGTCTGTATGGTTTCATAATGAGAATCCATGCTGGCCTTCTGCGCTCTATGAGTGCGGCACGGATGACTTCTGGTCTTGCTGCGAGTGGGGTCCAGACCGCAGTTCAAATGCAGCCCTACGGAGAGGCCCGACCTTGGCCCAGTACGACATTATTTGATAGGTTTTCGAagtatgcattcattcattcggCACACATTTCCCGAACATTCCTCAGGTGGCCTGGCTGTTTGAAATCCCTGCcccgcggatctctgtgagttcgagaccagcctggtctacaagagctagttccaggNNNNNNNNNNNNNNNNNNNNNNNNNNNNNNNNNNNNNNNNNNNNNNNNNNNNNNNNNNNNNNNNNNNNNNNNNNNNNNNNNNNNNNNNNNNNNNNNNNNNaaaaaaaaaaaagaaattcctgccCCCAGGGCTTCACAGTGGCAGCGGGAAAACAATACAGTACATACAACAGGTGGACACCAAAAGGGAGGAGGCAGCAAGGGGAAGGTGCTAGGAGCCAGTGCCTAGGCCCTGTGGAGCCAGCGGGTCCTCGGGCGCCCTGGCGGCCATGGGGACAGTGCGCGCATCGGGAGCGGAAGAGTCGCAAGGGCACTGATACGCGTTCCTCACAGGGACCTCGGGCGCCGGTTTTCTGTGCGTCGTTTGCCGGCTGTCGTGGTGCTCAAGCCAAGCGGGGACGTGCTGACGAGCGATGCGACCGACGAGATCCAGCGCCTGGGACCTGCCTGCTTCGCCAATTGGCAGGAGGCGGCGGAGCTGCTGGACCGCAGCTTCCTGCAGCCGGAGGACCTGGATGAGCCCGCGCCGCGCAGCATCACCGAGCCCCTGCGCCGTTGCAAGTACCGCGTGGATCGGAATCTGGGCCGGGACTGGACCGGGGCCGGAGCGGCCACGACTCTGGTTACCCCCAGGGAGATGCAGGTGGAAGGGCAGAGCTCTGGTGATCCCCCAGAGGTACCCGGGTACAGCGGCGGGGCTCCGATGACAGCCTTGGGGACCCGGGTGCAGGGGCAGGGCTCTGGTGACCCCCAGGGGGACCGGGATGCAGAGGCGGGGCTCCGATGACCCCCGGGGGGACCCGGGTGCAGGGGCGGGGCTCCGATGATCCCCATGGGGACTTGGGTGCAGATGCGGGGCTCCAATGACCCTCATGGGGACCCGGGTGCAGGGGCGGGGCTCCGATTATCCCCCATGGGGACCCAGGTGCAGAGGCAGGGCTCTGGTGACCCCCAGGGGGATGAGGGTACAAGGGCAGAGGTCTGGTGACCCCCATGGGGGACCGGGATGCAGGGG
This window contains:
- the Nxnl1 gene encoding LOW QUALITY PROTEIN: nucleoredoxin-like protein 1 (The sequence of the model RefSeq protein was modified relative to this genomic sequence to represent the inferred CDS: deleted 2 bases in 1 codon; substituted 1 base at 1 genomic stop codon), which encodes MASLFSGRILIRNNSNHDEVETEAELSRRLENRLVLLFFSAGSXPQCQAFAPVLKDFFVRLTDEFYVLRAAQLALIYVSQDPTEEQQLLFLRDMPEKWLFLPFHDDLRRDLGRRFSVRRLPAVVVLKPSGDVLTSDATDEIQRLGPACFANWQEAAELLDRSFLQPEDLDEPAPRSITEPLRRCKYRVDRNLGRLDRGRSGHDSGYPQGDAGGRAELW